The nucleotide sequence CGACTGTCGGCCAAAAATCTCCAACGCAGATTCACCAGCTTGGTTCGCTATAATCCTTGGATCCTCTTTTTTTTTCTAAGATCACTTGGATCCTGAGTATATCAGCCTGCTAGCTACTACTAGTACAGTTTATGCTGTAGCTTCACTAGCTTGCGTTTGGTGTAGCTCTACACTTCTACTATGAGTACACGTAcgtgtatatatatgtatacaTGTGAGCTGCAAGAAAGTATCCCTTGAACAACCGAGTGTTTTGTTCAGCTCATTTTGGAGAATCATATACTTTACATCTATTCAGAAAGAACAAATGGAACAGCTAGCTGGTATGTCGGTTCTACATTTGATATTATGCATTATTGTGGCCTTCCAGCCTTCGTTCATAAAACAAATATAGCCACATCTTGGGGATCGCGTGTGCCCTACAAATCCTTTGCACAATATATAGAACTCATGTTGGAGTATATAAAATACTTACGTAGCAATTTGTCAAATAGTGTGACTGTCTAAGAGCCGGCAAATCTAGGTTATATACAGTAGTAGTCATCCATGGAATCAGAACACACACTTGTTTTAAACTGCAATATTACTGCATGCTAAGTCAATATTTCAATATCACTTTTAAAGTTACGTACTCCATAACTACTATCATTATGAGCGTACATAATTTAACAGACGTAAGAGCATCTCTTTCAAGAAAAATAGCATCATATGCACTCCCTCTGTCCAGATATTATATAAGGCCTCTTCGAATTTTGAGCCTAACCTTAATCATGAACctaactaacaaaataaaatatgaattacATGCCACAAAATTTATACCGTTAGATTTGTATTCAGAAGAGGTTTGCAATGGTATAGCTTTGATGGCATATAGTTCATTGTTAGTCAAGATTATATAGACAAAGTTAGACTCAAAATCGACAGGGCTCTACATATTTGGAGGGATGGTGTAATTTTTTCCAAAAAGGAGCACAACCTACATCGAGTAATACACACATCTTATGCAAATTAACACTCACAAAAATCTCCATTTCACCAATTTTATTTGATGCATCTAAAAAACTCATGTAGAACTAGTCCTAACTAGGTATGCATTAATGTAATTAAGCTCTACACAAAATATCCATATGTGTACATCTTTCATTGGACAAATTTTCTAGGCCTGCATGCGAGCTTCATGAACTCTCTGAGTAAGTATAACAGATATTCCAGGTGTAAGCACATATAAATTAGAAGAAAACAAGAACGTATCGTACCGACAACCACAGATGAGAAAAGAAAGGCGATGAGATCAccagaaaacaaaaacagaaggaAACCGAAAGGAAAAGACGAGAGGGACGGCATTGCACTTGAAAAAGAAGTAAGATGACAACATAAGAAAGTATATGGATTCGAGAAAGCTTATGTTATACTGATTTATACGTATCGATACCGACATGTGATGTGCTACTTTTCGTGTATGTGCATACCTCCCTGTGTTCATACACTTCACAGACCACATGAAAATTGTTAAATCACACAAGTGTTGTTAAGAGTACTGCTCATTGTCTCCGAAGTCAAAGAAAAAATTCTTAATTTTCTTCCATGTGCAAGGACATCTCAGCTAATGCTGTATGAAACTGTATATATAACTGAGGCCTCATCAGCCACTGTTCAGAAATATGTACGTCCCTTTCCGAAGAGTGTCCGTTGAGACTGAAAGCGTGATGAATGGGACCAAGAAAATGGAGAGAAAATATGGAGTATAATAATGACCACGATTAGGGAAGGCACTAAGACAAATTTGTTGGGTTGCTAATCAGCAGGACCTATAGGGCTAGGCATTCATATCAATGTGTCCCTATTGCACCCAAATCAACAAACAGTGGAGCGTGATTGAGCAGAACAAACTTAGCAAAGAAAGTTATCTCTTTCACCTATTTGGAAGATTAATTATTTCTTATCAAGTTTTCATGCACGGATTTTCTTTGATGATATGATGTACCCCGTCATATCATGATCCTATACGAACTACTTAGACCTCTCTCTTATATATATATCCAACAAATCATAACAGCACAGTAATTATAATAACAAACAACTAAAATTATGATGGTGCAGGGATTAGAATTTGGATGTGATGGAATAATCAAAAGGGTAATTTGATGGTCTACACTTATCACGCTGATCCTTCTGCCGCTTCcttctccttccctctcgttgtcgtcgtcgtcgttgctgCCGCCGCTGCGGTGGTACTAGTAGCGCCGGCGCTACTACTTCTAGTCGGAGGAGACGCTGGCGTTGTGTGCTGTTGCTCAGCGGACTGTGACGGCTCGTCGTCGTTGTCCTCGCCGCCTCCGGAGGTCGCTGCCGCTTCCGCGGCGGTGACAACGGGAGGCGGCGCCGAGGGGGCGGACGTGCTGCCGCGCTTGCGCTTCTTCTTCTCGTAGGGGATCCCGCGAGCCTTGGCCTGCGCCTCGCGCACCTCGCGCAGGTAGATGCGCACGGCGCGCGCGGCGAAGGGGTTGGACTCGGGGCGGCCGCCTGACTCCTCGTAGGCGGCGCGCAGGCGGCCAATGAGCGCGTCGAGGCTGCCCCATGCCTGTCGGAGCGGGCACGCGCACGGGGCCGGCGGGTTCGGCTGGCCGAAGTAGGCGCAGCCGTCGGCGTGCACCTTGGTCTTGCCGAACTGGTCCAGGTACTTGAGGAACTCGATGACGTGCGCGCCGCTGCAccgcgccagcgtcagcggcggcTTGTGGTTGCGCAGGTACTGCAGGAAGGTGTTCCAGTCGCGGCGCTTCTGCGACTCGTACCGGCTCAGCCCCGCCGGCACAGGCGGCTGCTGCGACAGCGGCTGCGGCTGCAGGTGCTCCTGCACTGCGGCTTGCTGGCCTCCTCCTTCCGGCGGCTGCGCTTGTGCCTGTGGCTCTTCAGCTTTCTCCACGGCCACCGAGGATGAGGACGGTCCAGACTCCTCCGGCGCGCTCGCTCCCTCGCCGCGAGGCGCGTCGGGGCCCGGCTCCATAGTCGATCGGCAGCGGCACGCCTGCTTCTCTCCCACCCTTGGCTAccagtggtctctctctctctctctctctctctctctctgctacgtCGTTTCTTGTTTTTGTCGGCAGGAgcgtggaggagagagagagaagctacctggctAGGCAGCTAGAGAGAGAAGGGAATGGAATGGGTTCAGGGGGGAGGTAGAAGAAGACTTGTTGGCAGTGTTGGTGTTGGTGTGTGGAATCCTTTGCGGCTTTTGTCTTTGGTTGCGTTAATAGCGTCTCCACTACACACTGTCGAGTGTCGATCGAGGCGAGCTATTATCATTTCTTTATATAATCATGGTTCTTAGTGTTCGGCATAATAAGTACCCGTCCTTGTTGTTCCTTTCTCTTTGCAAAAACATTTCTTTTTCCCCGGCCCTCGGCTTTTTATTCGTATCTTCAGAAATAAGTATCCCACCATGCAGCCTACGGTTATGTTTAATTAATTCCTGCATGCATACCCCTGAACCCTCTGTACACAGATGACGCTTTTCTTGGGGTTGAAATCAGAGGGTTCACCCTCtagtctcttcttttcttttttgaaaaagaTCGTGTCCCTGTTGTTCTTGCGACCGTGCTCAATGGCTTTCCTGCTACTAGTTTTCGTGATGCTTCCGCTTCCAGGTTGAGTAGACTACTTTTTTGTTGCCTATGTATGCTTTTGTTTCATTTCATTGCTGCTTTTGTTCTTTTTGGCATTTACATTTTTGGATTTATTGTTGAAGCTGAGAAAAGTGATCTAGCAGGGTACGATGAGGTGTCGCGTATGACCCCCCCGCTAGCTTATAGATATACGGCGCGATATTTGATATATCAGAGTCCAAATAGCATAGGTGTGCATGCTTTGCCTTGTGATGATACTTTTTTTCATGAGTAATGCTAGACTCACGGACGGATTTTACGGATTCTATGCTACGTGGCAGTTTTTGATTGAAGATTAGAGAGGAGAAGAGGCCCACCCCGCGAAATTCAGGGGAGGAGATAACTAATAGTAGTAATATGGTAATCAAGTTACTATAACTTGGTAACTTAGTGGCTATAACCCGCCTCTCGTAACTAGTGATTATAATCTAGCAACTATTGGGTGAATGGTTTTGGCAATTTTAAGCCTTTCCAGTGGTGGTCCATAAACACCCATGCAAGTCTACAAAAGTAAAGCAACAGAAGAAAATAACTAGCATAAGCAAATGGTGAAGTTAGGAGAACACAAACACAGAGAGACTCGACGAAGATTTTTTCCGTGGTTCGGATTGTTGGCGCTATCGTACTCCATATTGATGGAGGTTTCGAACCATCAAGATTCTAGGATCATGGAGATCCCGGTTGCGAGATCCACAAAGGACTATGCCCGTTAAGGCTCCACGAATGAGCAACAAACCTATGCCATCACGGCTTCCGACAACAAAGGTGTAGCCTCATTCGGGGTAGATCATGATGAAGTAGGCGATCTTAGGGCTTGTCTGCGTCAAAAagggcagatctcgggtagggtggcCCGAGCTGTTAGATCGGGTCGATGGGTAAGAAGAGAGAACACATACATAATTTACCCAGgcccgggccctctctatggaggtaaaaccctacgtcagcCTCACATTGCACACGTCAGCCTCAGAATTTACTGAAGTGTCACCACCCTCACATTGCACACGTCAGCCATTACTTATTCGAATCGTGGTTCGAGGCAAACCTCTTATTGGCACGTCGCATCAAAACGGAGATCGTGCCCCGCATTTTAGGGGATATCATTAATCAATTGTTTCTCCCCAAGTGGCCATAACGACGTGATAGGCCGAAATGTGGCAAATTTTACGGCAGAACAGAGGGACGCTTCACCTTTTACTGGCTTATAAAGAGAAAGAGGGGTACAATCCATACTCCCACGCTTTCCTCCTGCTCCAACGCTCAAACCCTCCAGACCTTCGCATTCCCTATTTCATTCTCAAGCCCAAAAAACTCCTCCCAAGCTTCTTCACCCGCACCAATGGCCGACGCGGACATGAACGGGAGGTGAGTGGCCTCCAAGGTCACCGACGTCACCATCGCTGAGCTCCGCGCGGCGGGATACATTCCCACCGACACTGCCTGCCGGGCCCCAGAGCCCGGCCAGTGCGTCCCCACTCCCAACCCAGGGGAGCAGATCGTCTACATCCCCCACCTTGTTCGAGGTCTGGGGTCCCCCCTGCACCCCTTCGTGCGGGGGATCTTATTcttctacgggctagatttccataatCTAGTCCCGAATTCCATTCTTCACCTCACCTCTTTCATTatagtgtgtgaggccttcctccgcgtggAGCCGCACTTcgtcctatggctgaagaccttctgTGTCAAACCGAAGAGAGGAGGTGCCGAATTCATGAGTGTGGCAGCGCCATGATTAGTAAGCTCCAAAAGCCGAATTGGCTGGAGGGGACCTTCATTAAGACGGTCAAGATCTGGCGGCgcgagtggttctatatcaccgagcctctCGCCACAGGCCAGATGAGGGAGTTACGGACTAAGGGGACCTCAAGGCACCGATCCATCAATAGGGGCCGGGCTAGTGAAGCCGTACAGTGACGGGAGATTTATGaagccgtggtgtgccctccaagtcaaggatAGGCAGGATCTCTTTATCCCTTATTGTAAACTATCTCCGGTAACCCGAACCTtatcgatgtctatataaaccgagggttgtaGTCTTAAGGGCGGCAGGCATATTCATCACCTCATcgccttagggtttagctcatgctgatctcgaggtagaccTACTctgtaaaccatactatacatccaatataatcaagcaggatgtaggtattacctctttgagagggaccgaacctaggtaaacattgtgtccatcgtcccttgttccccatcgatcctagatccacagctcgggaccccctaccccgaggtctgccgattttgacaccgacattggtgctttcattgagagttccgttgttggGTCACAAGAAGAATCGATGGCTCAACCGGTCATTGGAGACCACACCCACCCCGAGGACTTCCTCGCCCTGGGTCATCTCCTCGTCTTCGGCGGCATATTAGTGCACACCGATCCCACTGGTCGCCTCAACCAGATCGAAGCCTTCACCCCCTTAGAGGAATTCACGGGTTCAGGGGCATCGACCCCGGGACCAGCAGACTCACAAGAATCAGGTATCTCTTAGAGTCTGGCCTTGAAGCCCGACTCCAATAGACCACCCACAACATCTCCTGCCGAGTCGCCGGAGTGTCCGGCACCCCATGTGCCCAGCCAGTAGACCACTTGTTAAGTCTATTCCGTGCAATGGGAATCTCCGTTATCAGGCCCACAacctatgatcggatcgggcttaaacccgacgaTGGAGAAATAAACACCCCTCCAGTCACACACCTCGTCGCCACTGTCGAAGAGGCCCAGGAGGGGCCACAGCCTTACAAGCTAAAAATGATGTACATCGAGTCTCCAACTCGGAGTTAGACACCAGCCCAGATGTACGTCCGGACTTGATCGCCAATGCAAGATCCAACCTTGAGCCGATCCAGCCGCATACCAGTCCGGATTCGAGCCCGACACGATCAGAATCGGACACGACTCAACCGCCCATTAAGGATAGTCCGGGTCCGCTACAGGAGAGAATCCTCGAACTTTTCTCACCCATCCACCACAATGAATACTCCCCGGATTTGTGAAACCCGGACATATGGGACCTCATGTACTTCAAACAGCTGCCAAATGAGACAATCCATCATTATTGGGCTAGATTTCTCCTGGTGAAGAACAGGATGGCGCCTTGCTATGACAAAGAGATAATTAAAGCCTTCCAGTTCAACTACAAGGACGAGGGCCTCTtaaacatgttggggaacgtagtaattcaaaaaaattcctatgatcacgcaagatctatttaggagatgcatagcaacaagacgagAGAGTGTGTcaatgtaccctcatagaccgaaagcgggagcgtttagtaacgtgattgatgtagtcgaacgtcttcaagatccaaccgatccaagtaccgaatgtacggtaccttcgtgttcagcacaatgacgtcccttgagctcttgatccagatgaggacgagggagagttccgtcggcacgacagcgtggcgacgatgatgatgatgttaccggtgcagggcttcgcctaagcactacgacgatatgaccgaggtgttaaaatGTGGAAGggagcaccgcacatggctaagagaataaCTATTATGCTTTGGGGtgcctctgcccccgtatataaaggagggagggaggaggcctgcggcctaggaggggcgcacctatagggggatgatgtctactacacaaccttcttcttgtagatgttgttgggcctccaagtgcagaggtttgtaggacagtagcaaatttccctcaagtggatgacctaaggtttatcaatccgtgggaggcgtatgatgaagatggtctctctcaaacaaccctgcaaccaaataacaaagagtctcttgtgtccccaacacacccaatacaatggtaaattgtataggtgcactagttcggcgaagagatggtgataaaagtgcaatatggttggtagatataggtttttgtaatctgaaaatataaaaacagcaaggtaactaatgataaaagtgagcgtaaacggtattgcaatggtaggaaaacaaggcatatggttcatactttcactagtgcaagttctctcaacaataataacatagatagatcatataacaatccctcaacatgcaacgaagagtcactccaaagccactaatagcggagaacaaacgaagagattatggtagggtacgaaaccacctcaaagttattctttcggatcgatctaatcaagagttcatactagaataacaccttaagacacaaatcgacacaaggggagccaaagaatattcttgagtattagcagttgagttgtcaattcaaccacacctggataacttagtatctgcaacaaagtgtttagtagcaaaagtggtatgacaataatggtaacggtagcagaagtaaagataaatgtttttgggcttttgtagtagttgtaacagtagcaatggaaaagtaaataagcgaagaacaatatgtgaaaagctcgtaggcaatggatcagtgatggataattatgccggatgcgattcctcatgtaatagctataacatagagtgatatagaactagctccaattcatcaatgtaatgtaggcatgtattccgtaaatagtcatacgtgcttatggaaaagaacttgtatgacaccttttgtcctaccctcccgttgcagcggggtcctagtggaaactaagggatattaaggcctccttttaatagagaaccggaccaaagcattaacacatagtgaatacatgaacccctcaaactacggtcatcaccgagaagtatcccgactattttcacttcggggttgtcggatcataacacataataggtgactatagacttgcaagataggatcaagaacacacatatattcatgaaaacataataggttcagatctgaaatcatggcactcgggccctagtgacaagcattaagcatagcaaagtcatagcaacatcaatcttagaacatagtggatactaggaatcaaaccctaacaaaactagcttgattacatggtaaatctcatccaacccatcaccgtccagcaagcctacgatggaattactcacgcacggtggtgagcatcatgaaattggtgatggaggatggttgatgatgacgacgacgacgaatccccctctctggagccccgaacggactccagatcagccctcccgagagagattagggcttggcggcggctccgtgtcgtgaaacgcgatgaaactttctctctgatttttttctccctgagacggaatatatggagttggagttgaggtcggaggaggtccagggggcccacaagataggaggccgtgccctgggggggggggcaccccctgtctcgtggacaggccgtgggccccctaaCATTAATTCTTTCACAAAaaatcttattaattccaaaaagtgcctccgtggatttcctggacattccgagaacttttcttttctacacataaaacaacatcatggtagttctgctgaaaacagtgtcagtccgggttagtttcattcatatcatgcaagttagagtccaaaataagggcaaaagtgtttggaaaagtagatacattgaagacgtatcagccacccatgagatagcggtagtggaggaaccacatacggaatacccctctattttgaggacgaatcgtgtccggatcaccgagctccctGAGCCGAACTCCCGCTCGAGGGAAGATATGGCCCAGATCCCGGACTTAGGATCGGGTATTCGGCCGGAAATATTGGGCAGCATCCCGGATACCGAGCTATCGAAGTTGGTGGCTCCCCTACCCCTAGGCGCTAGGCCGGATCAGAATTCGGACTCATACACGGACACCCATCCGTGCTTAagccgtctctcccatatcagacaagagccccatgagacaatacatcgctactgggccagattcctccttgtgttaaataaggtcaaggactgtcgcgaggaggacacagtctcacttttctgcaaaaattgtacaaacaaaggaatccttaatgctataagtcaccgtgacatagtacaccttgctgacttagcaaccgtagtacaaaaatattgtgcgatggaaagcgcctggaaaacccaaacataattttgggatagcccggctctcaccaaaacctttgttCGAGCTAAATGGGCGAACTCTCGAAGTTcggccgatccaatccccaagaagtcgaaacccgccccagggcgtggaaccgtattggaagaatggctcaatgcgCCATGTCAGCTTCACAGTACGCCGGAcacaacaccaacccatagccttagggcatgttggatactccggcaggtagcaaaaagtggcaaGGATCTCCTCgtgagccataaagcagaacaacatcccgccaaggaacacaatacggtactaagagtcttcgagactttcacctcaaacaataggcgcaagcgagctcatcgaagcccCGCTAGAATctaccatgtggcaaaaataaatccgtggaacgacactgctataactttaaatgccagtgatgaaccccaattccagaccatccgggcaccagccgctctggtccttagcccaatagtggacggctttcggctcactaaagtactcatggacgacggaagcggattaaacttgatctacgaagaaacactcaagaagatggaaattgataaaagccgcattgaacaaagcggcacaaccttcaggggaattatccctagtcgggaagcacggtgtgtgggaaaaatcacactcgatgtagtattcggcaccccggagaattacaggtccaaagaaatcacattccaagtggctactttcagcagcggataccacgcccttctagggcgggacgcgtttgcaagctttcaagctataccccattatgggtacatgaagcttaaaatgcccggacccaacggaatcatcactctagccagtgatccgtaCGTCGCACTCCACGTCGAAAACAAGaccgcagcactagccttggaagcattatccgaagccctagcagccaaagaattaacaacactgcgcgccaccatggacagggacgacgtgatactcgacaagcgacccaagtccacctcatttaaacccgcagatgagatagtcaaattccaagtccatctaacggaccccatgaagacagcttccatcgggacacagttgagccccacaatggacgccgcgCTACGAGATTTTTTACGccagaattgggacattttttcctggcacccatcagacatgc is from Triticum aestivum cultivar Chinese Spring chromosome 1B, IWGSC CS RefSeq v2.1, whole genome shotgun sequence and encodes:
- the LOC123128934 gene encoding protein G1-like9; the encoded protein is MEPGPDAPRGEGASAPEESGPSSSSVAVEKAEEPQAQAQPPEGGGQQAAVQEHLQPQPLSQQPPVPAGLSRYESQKRRDWNTFLQYLRNHKPPLTLARCSGAHVIEFLKYLDQFGKTKVHADGCAYFGQPNPPAPCACPLRQAWGSLDALIGRLRAAYEESGGRPESNPFAARAVRIYLREVREAQAKARGIPYEKKKRKRGSTSAPSAPPPVVTAAEAAATSGGGEDNDDEPSQSAEQQHTTPASPPTRSSSAGATSTTAAAAATTTTTTRGKEKEAAEGSA